From the Phyllobacterium zundukense genome, one window contains:
- a CDS encoding polysaccharide pyruvyl transferase family protein has translation MKKLFVLNGGAAVKPGNKSAYLKFEDPLAAFNKGGINTGDVLVYDATLKALAYDDIRNVQFSHAGNEKLWPQDGTYDATVVRGSNYLTETVDLAHVVPLLKKLKGPVVAIGVGAQAGKYKKLNVPKGTVEAWKIIADKCETIGVRGFYSAEIFNDLGIKNVRVIGCPSFYRSLKPSITIKSIDPAQARIGLTLNKYLSADYASNATKTNRMQRALIDAVAKRPSSKLYSQGEREETLAIFSSGKEKQDNIKAILTKFNLLGHTEAEEMLNNRMSAFFDIEEWAADAAANVDVMVGFRLHGNVIALHQGIPAIFFTYDSRIRELASLFAIPSIEIEDYLPINLEKLLERADFSKVQHIYRINYAEYHRFLTENKLNHVLPKPVAAPADKPLSAPNLVQVPHNIHEAVSWFRSEIDFMTGEVETLRNRAWNLETTLRSVNSKQEAPAKVAV, from the coding sequence ATGAAGAAACTTTTTGTTCTAAATGGTGGTGCTGCGGTAAAACCTGGCAACAAATCCGCCTATTTGAAGTTCGAGGATCCGCTCGCAGCCTTCAATAAAGGCGGCATCAATACAGGCGACGTTCTCGTCTACGACGCGACACTTAAGGCGCTCGCCTATGACGATATCCGCAACGTGCAGTTCTCCCATGCGGGCAATGAGAAACTCTGGCCGCAGGACGGAACCTATGATGCCACTGTCGTCCGCGGTTCGAATTACCTGACCGAAACCGTCGATCTCGCCCATGTAGTGCCCTTGCTCAAGAAATTGAAAGGTCCCGTTGTGGCGATCGGTGTTGGTGCACAGGCCGGCAAGTATAAGAAGCTGAACGTCCCCAAAGGGACAGTCGAAGCTTGGAAAATCATCGCGGATAAGTGCGAGACGATTGGCGTGCGCGGTTTCTACAGCGCAGAGATATTCAACGATCTCGGCATCAAGAACGTGCGTGTTATCGGCTGCCCGAGCTTTTACCGCTCACTGAAGCCCTCTATCACTATCAAGTCAATCGACCCTGCCCAGGCGCGGATCGGACTTACGCTCAATAAATACCTTTCTGCCGATTATGCGAGCAACGCAACGAAGACCAACCGTATGCAGCGCGCGCTGATCGATGCGGTCGCCAAGCGTCCGTCAAGCAAACTTTATTCGCAGGGCGAACGCGAGGAAACCCTTGCGATCTTCTCTTCGGGTAAGGAAAAGCAGGACAACATCAAGGCAATCCTCACCAAGTTCAATTTGCTCGGTCATACCGAAGCTGAGGAGATGCTCAACAACCGCATGAGTGCCTTCTTCGATATCGAGGAATGGGCTGCTGATGCAGCTGCCAATGTGGATGTGATGGTTGGCTTCCGCCTGCATGGCAACGTGATCGCGCTACATCAGGGAATCCCTGCAATTTTCTTCACATATGATTCACGCATTCGGGAGTTGGCCTCGCTGTTCGCCATCCCGTCAATCGAGATCGAAGATTATTTGCCGATCAATCTTGAGAAGTTGCTCGAGCGTGCGGATTTCTCGAAGGTACAGCACATCTATCGGATCAACTACGCCGAGTATCATCGCTTCCTGACCGAGAACAAGCTCAACCACGTATTGCCAAAACCCGTTGCTGCACCGGCCGACAAGCCGCTATCAGCTCCCAATCTGGTTCAGGTGCCGCATAACATACACGAAGCCGTGTCCTGGTTCCGCAGCGAGATCGATTTCATGACGGGAGAGGTCGAGACCCTACGCAACCGCGCTTGGAATCTTGAAACCACCCTGCGCAGCGTTAACAGCAAGCAGGAGGCTCCGGCAAAGGTCGCCGTATGA